The genomic region TTGTCGCGCAGCACGCGGTTCGGGCTGTTCAGGTCGGGGAACGGCCTGCGGCGCCCGAAGATCGTCTCGGTGTAGCCGTCGCTCTTGGCCTGCTGCACCACATCGCGCAGGTAGTCGCGCACACGGCCGAACCGCTCGAAGTAGTCGGTCATCAGCTGGCGCGCCTCCGCCTGCGTGATGCGCAACTGCTTGGCGAGGCCGAAAGGCCCAAGGCCGTAGGCGAGCCCGTACGACATGGCCTTGACCTTGTTGCGCATGGCGGGCGTGACGTCGCCGGGGGCCACGCCGAACACGTGGCTGCCGACGTAGCGGTGCAGATCCTCGCCCTCCCGGAACGCCTCGATGAGGCCGGCGTCTCCCGAGAGGTGGGCCATGATGCGCATCTCGATCTGCGAGTAGTCGGCGGTGAGCAGCGACTCGAAGCCCTCCCCTGCGATGAAGGCGGAGCGGATGCGCCTGCCCTCCTCCGAGCGAACAGGGATGTTCTGCAGGTTGGGGTCGTTCGACGACATGCGGCCGGTCGCCGCGCCCACCTGGTCGTATGTCGTGTGGATGCGCCCGTCGGAACCGATCGACTTCTCCAGCGTCTCGATCATCTGCTTGAGCTTGGTGGCGTCGCGGTGACGCAGCAGCGACTGCAGGAAGATCGATCCCTCGTTCTCCTCCTCGATGCTTTCCAGCAGATCGGCGAGCGAGTCGGCGTCGGTCGAGTACCCGGTCTTGGTCTTGCGTGTGGGCGGCAGCTTCAGCTCGTCGAAGAGCACGGTCTGCAGCTGCTTCGGGCTCCCCAGGTTGACCTCGTGCCCGATCGCAGCGAACGCCGCCGTGCGATACGTCTCCGCACCCTTTTCGAGCACCTCGCGCTGACCGGCGAGCACGCCGCGGTCGATGGCCACCCCGTCGAGTTCCATGCCGGCGAGCACGGGGATGAGCGGCAGCTCGATCTCGTCGTACACCCGCCTGGCGTTCGCGTTCACCTCGGTGGCGAGCGTGGCGTTCACGGCGTCGGCCACGCGCGCCACGTACCAGGCCTCCGTTGCAGGGCCGAGAGCCGGCACCTCGGGAACGAGCTGGTTGGGGTCGGAGACCGGCATGCTCTCCTCCAGCGCCCCGAGCACCTGATCGCCGAGCGTCGCGGGCACGCGGGTGGGGCTGAGGATGCCGCCCATCACCCGTGTGTCGTGCACGGCACCCCGAATCGTGAGGCCCGCGTGCTCGGCGTCTTCGAGTTGCCGCTTGGCGCCGAAGAACACCTTCGGTGCTGAGACGTCGGCGAGCCAGTCCCGCAGTCCGTCGAGGGCGGTCACGGGGACGTGGGCACTCGCGGTCAGGCTCGACAGTCCCACCCCGGCGAACTCGCCACCCTCGACCTCGACGGAGACGGCGAGGCCGAGCGGGGCATCCTGCGCGGCGATCCAGGCCGCGACCTCGTCGGCGGCGAGCGTCCGCACTTCGGGCGCGGCGGACCGGGCGATCGCACCGGAGGTGGCCGCGGCATCCGTCTGCCCGAGCTTCAGCACGCGGTCGAGCATGGTGCGCATCTGCAGTGCGCCGAGCACCTCGCGGACCGCGACCTCGTCGATCGGGCGACGCGCGAGGTCGACCGGACCGTACGGCAGATCGAGGTCGCGCACGAGCGCGTTCAGTCTGCGGTTGCGCTCGGCGCGATCACGTTGCTCGCGAAGGTTGTTGCCCGCGACGCCCTTGATCTCGTCGGCGTGCGCCAGGATCTCGTCGACGGTGCCCCACTGCGCGATCCACTTGGCGGCGGTGACAGGTCCGACCTTGTCGATGCCGGGCAGGTTGTCGGCCTTCTCTCCTACGAGCGCCGCGAGTTCCGGGTACTGGTGCGGCCACACCTTGTACTTGTCGAAGACGGCCTGGGCGTCGTAGCGCTTGAGCTCGGTGACGCCCATGGCACTCGGGTAGAGCACGGTGACGTCGTCGTCGATGAGCTGGAAGCTGTCGCGGTCACCGGAGACGACGAGCACTCGGAACCCCTGCTGCGCGCCCTGGGCCGCGAGCGTGGCGAGGATGTCGTCGGCCTCGTAGTCCTCTTTCGTGATCCACGTCACGTTCATGGCGGTGAGGGCATCCTGCAGCAGGCCGACCTGCCCGCTGAATTCGGGCGGGGTCTCTCCCCTGCCCTCTTTGTACTCGGCGTACTCGTCGGTGCGGAACGACTTGCGGGAGAGATCGAACGCCACCCCCAGGTGCGTCGGTTCTTCGTCTTTGAGCAGTCGCAGCATCATCGAGAGGAAGCCGTAGACGGCCTCGGTGTGCTGACCCTCGTCCGTGATGAAATTGCCGGTCTGCACGAGCGCGAAGAACGCTCTGAATGCCAGCGAATGGCCGTCGATGATCAGGAGGGTAGGCTTTTGCGGGTCCGACACGCCTGCCAGCCTACAAGCGACCTCGGACAGTGAATCGAAGGTGCGCGGCGCAGCCGCGAGCACGTTCTTCGTGCCTCGAAGCCGGGGCCTCGCAACGACGGGAGAACCATGTCCGACACCGGTGACGCGACCTCGACGACGGATGCCCTGGCCTATGTCAGAGAGCGCGGAATGGGCGCCCTCGCGGCGAAGATGGGCATCGAGATGGTGGAGTTCACGCTCGACCGCGCCGTGGCCACGATGCCTGTCGACGGCAACACCCAGCCGGCCGGCCTGCTGCACGGCGGCGCGTACGTCGTGCTCGGTGAGAGCCTCGGATCGATGTCGGCCAACCTGTGGGCGGGTGAGGGTCGACTCGCCGTCGGCATCGAGATCAACGCCACGCATACCCGCTCGGCCACGAGCGGGATCGTCACGGGCGTGTGCACGCCCGTTCACCTGGGACGCACGCTGACGACCCACGAGATCGCGATCACCGACGAGCAGGGCAGACGCTGCTCGACGATCCGCATCACGAACCTCATCAAGGACCGCGCGTAACGCGGTCCGCCGGCTACTTCTTCGGCGCGAGCTGGTCGATGATCGCCTTCGCGACATCGTGCATGGTGAGGCGGCGGTCCATGGATGCCTTCTGGATCCAGCGGAACGCCTCGGGCTCCGAGAGACCCATCTTCTCGTTCAGCAGGCCCTTGGCCCTGTCGACGAGCTTGCGCGTCTCGAAGCGCTCGTTGAGGTCGGCGACCTCGGCCTCGAGGGCGATGATCTGCTGGTAACGGGCCAGGGCGATCTCGATCGCGGGCAGCAGGTCGTTCGGCGTGAACGGCTTGACGACATAGGCGAGCGCGCCGGCGTCGCTCGCGCGGTCGACGAGCTCCTTCTGGCTGAACGCGGTGAGCAGCACGACGGGAGCGATGTGTCCGTCGGAGAGCCGCTTGGCGGCCTCGATGCCGTCGAGCTGCGGCATACGCACGTCCATGATGACGAGGTCGGGGCGCAGCTCGGTGGCGAGCGCGACGGCGGTCTCGCCGTCTCCGGCCTCACCGACGACCTCGAACCCGTTGTCGCGAAGGATCTCGACGATGTCGAGGCGGATCAGCGATTCGTCTTCCGCGACGACCACTCGACGGGGTGCAGCGGTGTTCTCAGTGTCGGTCACGAACGTCAAGCCTACGGTATGCGGGCCGGGCACACTGATTGCAGGAGGCGTGCCGCAGGCGCGATCTCTGCGATTGAGGTGAGAGCCGGCCGAGCTCGCTCGGGTGGCCGAACCGATTGAGCCGATGAGCGCCACAGGCGCGATATGGTGGACCCCGGCGTTCGCACGCCGGTGTGGCGGAATGGCAGACGCGGAGCACTCAAAATGCTTTGTCCGAAAGGGCGTGTGGGTTCGAGTCCCACCACCGGCACCTGATCGAGGCCCGGCCGACGAAGCGGGAAGCTTCGACGGCCGGGCCTCTCTCCTTCTCTTCTGCGTGCCGTCGTGCTCGCATGAGCACATTGCCGCGTGCACTCTTACGTGCCTTCTGTGCCTCTCCTAAGTTGATTCTCGGTATCGACAA from Humibacter ginsenosidimutans harbors:
- the polA gene encoding DNA polymerase I, giving the protein MSDPQKPTLLIIDGHSLAFRAFFALVQTGNFITDEGQHTEAVYGFLSMMLRLLKDEEPTHLGVAFDLSRKSFRTDEYAEYKEGRGETPPEFSGQVGLLQDALTAMNVTWITKEDYEADDILATLAAQGAQQGFRVLVVSGDRDSFQLIDDDVTVLYPSAMGVTELKRYDAQAVFDKYKVWPHQYPELAALVGEKADNLPGIDKVGPVTAAKWIAQWGTVDEILAHADEIKGVAGNNLREQRDRAERNRRLNALVRDLDLPYGPVDLARRPIDEVAVREVLGALQMRTMLDRVLKLGQTDAAATSGAIARSAAPEVRTLAADEVAAWIAAQDAPLGLAVSVEVEGGEFAGVGLSSLTASAHVPVTALDGLRDWLADVSAPKVFFGAKRQLEDAEHAGLTIRGAVHDTRVMGGILSPTRVPATLGDQVLGALEESMPVSDPNQLVPEVPALGPATEAWYVARVADAVNATLATEVNANARRVYDEIELPLIPVLAGMELDGVAIDRGVLAGQREVLEKGAETYRTAAFAAIGHEVNLGSPKQLQTVLFDELKLPPTRKTKTGYSTDADSLADLLESIEEENEGSIFLQSLLRHRDATKLKQMIETLEKSIGSDGRIHTTYDQVGAATGRMSSNDPNLQNIPVRSEEGRRIRSAFIAGEGFESLLTADYSQIEMRIMAHLSGDAGLIEAFREGEDLHRYVGSHVFGVAPGDVTPAMRNKVKAMSYGLAYGLGPFGLAKQLRITQAEARQLMTDYFERFGRVRDYLRDVVQQAKSDGYTETIFGRRRPFPDLNSPNRVLRDNAERAALNSPIQGSAADIMKIAMLGVAADMAQARLGSRMLLQVHDELIFEVAPGERKQLEEIVTRRMSTAATLDVPLTVQVGIGPDWDAAAH
- a CDS encoding hotdog fold thioesterase — protein: MSDTGDATSTTDALAYVRERGMGALAAKMGIEMVEFTLDRAVATMPVDGNTQPAGLLHGGAYVVLGESLGSMSANLWAGEGRLAVGIEINATHTRSATSGIVTGVCTPVHLGRTLTTHEIAITDEQGRRCSTIRITNLIKDRA
- a CDS encoding ANTAR domain-containing response regulator, producing the protein MTDTENTAAPRRVVVAEDESLIRLDIVEILRDNGFEVVGEAGDGETAVALATELRPDLVIMDVRMPQLDGIEAAKRLSDGHIAPVVLLTAFSQKELVDRASDAGALAYVVKPFTPNDLLPAIEIALARYQQIIALEAEVADLNERFETRKLVDRAKGLLNEKMGLSEPEAFRWIQKASMDRRLTMHDVAKAIIDQLAPKK